The following proteins are encoded in a genomic region of Haloarcula marina:
- the ncsA gene encoding tRNA 2-thiolation protein NcsA: MECDKCGDHAVLHAAYSGLYLCEHHLCRTVEKRLRRRVREDGLVPDDATPEDPDTWVIGLSGGKDSVVLTSILHDIFERDPRIELVALSIHEGIEGYRDKSLDACRELTEELGIRHETVSYAEEFGVQMDDVVEKDPEGMAACAYCGVFRRDLLSRYAEELDADKLLTGHNLDDEAETALMNFLEGDVDQMAQHFDASLGPFESSSDAPTERTREKQDHHIPRAKPLRDVPEKEIALYARFQDLPAHITECPHADEAYRGEIQQLMLGLEENHPGTRHSIMAGYEKLAALAAEAYGGEDADVDFGECENCGAPTARERCRKCNLLDALEAV, encoded by the coding sequence ATGGAGTGTGACAAGTGCGGCGACCATGCGGTGTTGCACGCGGCCTACTCCGGCCTCTACCTCTGTGAACACCACCTCTGCCGGACGGTCGAGAAGCGGTTGCGCCGCCGGGTTCGCGAGGACGGCCTCGTGCCCGACGACGCCACGCCGGAGGACCCGGACACGTGGGTCATCGGCCTCTCGGGCGGGAAAGACAGCGTCGTCCTCACGTCGATTCTCCACGACATCTTCGAGCGGGACCCTCGTATCGAACTCGTCGCCCTCTCGATTCACGAGGGCATCGAGGGCTATCGGGACAAGAGCCTCGACGCCTGCCGGGAACTGACCGAGGAGTTGGGAATCCGTCACGAGACGGTCTCGTACGCCGAGGAGTTCGGCGTCCAGATGGACGACGTGGTCGAGAAAGACCCCGAGGGGATGGCCGCCTGCGCGTACTGTGGGGTGTTCCGCCGTGACCTCCTCTCCCGGTACGCCGAGGAACTCGACGCCGACAAACTGCTGACCGGCCACAACTTAGACGACGAGGCCGAGACGGCGCTGATGAACTTCCTCGAAGGCGACGTTGACCAGATGGCCCAGCACTTCGACGCCTCGCTCGGCCCGTTCGAGTCCTCGTCCGATGCCCCGACAGAGCGCACGCGGGAGAAGCAGGACCACCACATCCCGCGGGCGAAACCCCTTCGCGACGTGCCCGAGAAGGAAATCGCGCTGTACGCTCGCTTCCAGGACCTTCCGGCGCACATCACCGAATGCCCCCACGCCGACGAGGCGTATCGGGGCGAGATTCAGCAACTCATGCTCGGCTTGGAGGAGAACCACCCGGGAACTCGACACTCGATTATGGCGGGCTACGAGAAACTCGCGGCGCTCGCGGCCGAGGCCTACGGCGGCGAGGACGCCGACGTTGACTTCGGGGAGTGCGAGAACTGTGGCGCGCCGACCGCCCGCGAGCGGTGCCGGAAGTGCAACCTACTGGACGCGCTCGAAGCGGTCTAA
- a CDS encoding DUF4397 domain-containing protein → MTPDRRDVLRGIAAAGTASVLGVGTASAHDDDDEDALVRVVHASPDAPNVDVYVDGQRVLSDVGFGTISDYLAVAPDEYEVTITAAGDDDAVVFEADVEFDEDDEYTIVATGELAEDEFEVLIFEDDRSVRRNRARVRVIHASPDAPNVDVTVGDGDIVLVEDLEFGEESDYLTVRPGEYEIEVRPASSENNNPFDAEFDLRLRAGRTYTVVATGFFAPDDAAEYEVFDLFAAVDIRADGH, encoded by the coding sequence ATGACACCAGACCGACGCGACGTGCTGCGAGGTATCGCTGCTGCGGGAACCGCTTCTGTGCTCGGAGTCGGTACTGCGAGCGCTCACGACGACGACGACGAGGACGCCCTCGTTCGAGTCGTCCACGCGTCGCCCGACGCGCCGAACGTGGACGTGTACGTCGACGGCCAGCGAGTGCTGTCTGACGTGGGATTCGGGACCATCTCAGACTATCTCGCCGTCGCCCCCGACGAGTACGAGGTGACGATTACCGCGGCCGGTGACGACGACGCCGTCGTCTTCGAGGCCGACGTCGAGTTCGACGAAGACGACGAGTACACCATCGTCGCGACGGGTGAACTCGCCGAAGACGAGTTCGAAGTGCTCATCTTCGAGGACGACCGGAGCGTCCGCCGGAACCGCGCCCGCGTCCGTGTCATCCACGCGTCGCCCGACGCGCCGAACGTCGACGTGACGGTCGGCGACGGCGACATCGTCCTTGTGGAGGACCTCGAATTCGGCGAGGAGAGCGATTACCTGACCGTCCGACCCGGCGAGTACGAAATCGAGGTCCGACCGGCGAGTTCCGAGAACAACAATCCCTTCGACGCGGAGTTCGACCTTCGCCTCCGCGCGGGACGGACCTACACCGTCGTCGCCACCGGCTTTTTCGCCCCCGACGACGCGGCCGAATACGAGGTGTTCGACCTCTTCGCCGCCGTCGACATCCGCGCCGACGGCCACTAG
- a CDS encoding class I SAM-dependent methyltransferase — translation MWADSREALVDLELGECDRILDVGCGTGELTRVLREESGGPVVGLDADATLLESVAGPVVRGDATRLPFADDAFDLVVCQALLINLPDPEAAVREFARVASDRVAAVEPDNGAVSVESTVESEPALARRARRYFLDGVETDVTLGGDAAEVFESAGLSVVSTRRYDQRRTVEPPYDETAVSTARRKATGEGLASDRETILAGATTPEEYDALRERWRAMGRTVVDQMQRSAYERVETVPFFVTVGRV, via the coding sequence ATGTGGGCCGACTCCCGAGAGGCGCTGGTGGACCTCGAACTCGGAGAGTGTGACCGCATCCTCGACGTGGGGTGCGGGACCGGCGAACTCACGCGCGTCCTCCGCGAGGAGTCGGGCGGCCCCGTGGTCGGCCTCGACGCCGACGCGACGCTTCTCGAATCCGTCGCCGGACCGGTCGTGCGAGGAGACGCGACGCGACTCCCCTTCGCCGACGACGCCTTCGACCTCGTGGTGTGTCAGGCACTGCTCATCAACCTCCCCGACCCCGAGGCCGCCGTCAGGGAGTTCGCCCGCGTCGCGAGCGACCGCGTCGCGGCGGTCGAACCCGACAACGGGGCCGTCTCGGTCGAGTCGACCGTCGAGAGCGAACCCGCACTCGCGCGGCGCGCCCGCCGGTACTTCCTCGACGGCGTCGAGACGGACGTGACCCTCGGCGGGGACGCCGCGGAAGTCTTCGAATCCGCGGGCCTCTCGGTCGTCTCGACCCGGCGGTACGACCAGCGGCGGACCGTCGAACCGCCCTACGACGAGACGGCGGTCTCGACCGCACGGCGAAAGGCCACGGGGGAGGGACTGGCGAGCGACCGCGAGACGATTCTCGCAGGGGCGACGACGCCCGAAGAGTACGACGCGCTCCGCGAGCGCTGGCGGGCGATGGGGCGGACCGTCGTGGACCAGATGCAGCGGTCGGCGTACGAGCGGGTCGAGACGGTCCCCTTCTTCGTCACGGTCGGTCGGGTGTAG
- a CDS encoding DUF4442 domain-containing protein codes for MGESLRTRLERVVFNWYPAYLGTGGRVTHIEDDWSEIRVTLPLSWRTRNVVGTIFGGSLYSAVDPFYMMMLLRRLDDSYVVWDKAASIQFRKPGTETLYATFEISDAEVAAVESALEDSDSVDREYAVDLVDESGTTYATVEKTVHVSTNDEKRA; via the coding sequence ATGGGTGAGTCCCTGCGGACGAGACTGGAGCGGGTGGTGTTCAACTGGTACCCCGCGTACCTCGGGACCGGCGGCCGCGTGACACACATCGAGGACGACTGGTCGGAGATTCGGGTGACACTCCCGCTGTCCTGGCGGACCAGAAACGTCGTCGGCACAATTTTCGGCGGGAGTCTCTACAGCGCCGTCGACCCCTTCTACATGATGATGCTGCTGCGCCGACTCGACGACTCGTACGTCGTCTGGGACAAGGCCGCCTCGATTCAGTTTCGCAAGCCCGGCACCGAGACGCTGTACGCGACCTTCGAAATCTCCGACGCGGAGGTGGCCGCCGTCGAATCGGCCCTCGAAGACAGCGACTCCGTCGACAGGGAGTACGCCGTCGATTTGGTCGACGAGTCCGGGACGACGTACGCGACGGTCGAGAAGACGGTCCACGTCAGTACGAACGACGAGAAGCGGGCCTGA
- a CDS encoding alpha/beta hydrolase: MQVRVYDDGADRDCVLVLGWGNRCRHENVQWLIDQIAERYRVHAVELPTHITDVQREWVDPVREYASELDEFALLAHSAGGLTTAHIDFDGVTQRVYLSPWWGSDFPLPDSVMDLLTRLPVERPFLPTGDLEPDAIGDLATEAQFADGPDAASPAFLRTTRRAHATLPPARENAVAFCTFTDRVVDPRAIGERLPADRIRLYDGGHELFSSSSRDRHVDTVLAALDDGPTAL, encoded by the coding sequence ATGCAGGTCAGGGTGTACGACGACGGCGCGGACCGCGACTGCGTGCTCGTCCTCGGGTGGGGGAACCGCTGTCGCCACGAGAACGTCCAGTGGCTCATCGACCAAATCGCCGAGCGCTATCGGGTCCACGCCGTCGAACTGCCGACGCACATCACGGACGTGCAACGCGAGTGGGTCGACCCGGTCCGGGAGTACGCGAGCGAGTTAGACGAGTTCGCACTGCTCGCCCACAGCGCCGGGGGCCTGACCACCGCCCACATCGACTTCGACGGCGTCACTCAGCGCGTCTACCTGAGTCCGTGGTGGGGGAGCGACTTCCCGCTCCCCGATTCGGTGATGGACCTCCTCACGCGCCTCCCCGTCGAGCGACCGTTCCTCCCGACCGGCGACCTCGAACCCGACGCCATCGGTGACCTCGCCACCGAAGCGCAGTTCGCTGACGGCCCGGACGCCGCCTCGCCCGCGTTCCTCCGGACGACGCGGCGCGCTCACGCCACGCTCCCACCGGCCCGCGAGAACGCCGTCGCGTTCTGTACGTTCACCGACAGGGTGGTCGACCCGCGGGCAATCGGCGAGCGACTGCCCGCCGACCGAATCCGCCTGTACGACGGCGGCCACGAACTGTTCTCCTCCAGTTCGCGGGACCGGCACGTCGACACCGTCCTCGCCGCTCTCGACGACGGTCCCACGGCCCTCTGA
- a CDS encoding lipoate--protein ligase family protein — protein sequence MTLAELEWRVVGEERHEGPLTMGLEEIAAETAASGGPATVRVYTWPDTLSLGYGQDPDTIDWAFCEREGIGVTRRPTGGGAIYHDSYADLSYGIVAPAGAVPGNLMECYELFCEPILDAFERMGVDASFVDGKREAVHQPACYLRELHPAHDIVGPDGRKLAGNAQYRQKDAVIQHGSLSVSLEPDRHCGCFTGNPDPADFRERVGAIDEYVDIDRESVVATLRETLSEWVDADEGAWTDDELSRARERAQSKYATDEWVRRDP from the coding sequence ATGACACTGGCGGAGTTAGAGTGGCGCGTCGTCGGCGAGGAACGTCACGAGGGGCCACTGACGATGGGCTTAGAGGAGATAGCCGCCGAGACGGCCGCCAGCGGTGGTCCGGCGACGGTCCGCGTCTACACGTGGCCGGATACGCTCTCGCTCGGGTACGGACAGGACCCCGACACGATAGATTGGGCGTTCTGCGAGCGCGAGGGTATCGGCGTGACTCGGCGACCGACCGGCGGCGGCGCAATCTATCACGATAGCTACGCCGACCTCTCCTACGGCATCGTCGCGCCCGCAGGCGCCGTCCCCGGCAACCTGATGGAGTGCTACGAACTGTTCTGCGAACCGATACTCGACGCCTTCGAGCGGATGGGCGTCGACGCGTCGTTCGTCGACGGGAAGCGCGAGGCGGTCCACCAACCCGCCTGTTACCTCCGGGAACTCCACCCGGCCCACGACATCGTGGGTCCCGACGGCCGGAAACTCGCCGGGAACGCCCAGTACCGACAGAAGGACGCCGTCATCCAGCACGGGTCCCTGTCGGTGTCCCTGGAACCGGACCGGCACTGTGGTTGTTTCACCGGGAACCCCGACCCAGCGGATTTCCGGGAACGCGTCGGCGCAATCGACGAGTACGTCGACATCGACCGCGAGTCGGTCGTCGCGACGCTTCGCGAGACGCTCTCGGAGTGGGTCGACGCAGACGAGGGCGCGTGGACCGACGACGAACTTTCGCGAGCGCGCGAGCGCGCTCAGAGCAAGTACGCCACCGACGAGTGGGTCCGACGGGACCCCTGA
- a CDS encoding CopD family protein: protein MAPLVSLAIRTLHVLAVTVLVGGTVALWYGYRSGALTSLRAARQYEWLFWALLGVLVLTGVGNLGALGPPGPATDWGRTLLVKLLVILGLVLGSAVRTLSVVRVSDHLDRATGRSTHTAFGRAYGVTATALLALVVLAEVLAHV, encoded by the coding sequence ATGGCCCCACTGGTCTCCCTCGCGATACGGACCCTCCACGTCCTCGCGGTGACGGTGCTGGTCGGCGGCACCGTCGCCCTCTGGTACGGTTATCGGTCCGGCGCGCTCACCTCCCTGCGCGCCGCCCGACAGTACGAGTGGCTCTTCTGGGCGCTGCTGGGCGTCCTCGTGCTCACCGGCGTCGGCAACCTCGGTGCGCTCGGCCCGCCCGGACCCGCCACCGATTGGGGGCGGACGCTCCTCGTGAAACTCCTCGTCATCCTCGGCCTCGTCCTCGGGTCGGCCGTCCGGACGCTCTCGGTCGTCCGCGTCAGTGACCACCTCGACCGGGCCACGGGTCGGTCGACCCACACCGCATTCGGCCGTGCCTATGGCGTGACCGCGACGGCACTGCTCGCACTCGTCGTCCTCGCGGAGGTGTTGGCACATGTCTGA
- a CDS encoding DUF7095 family protein yields the protein MDRAAAVERVEDIVDTVESETMPVPVREVWVFGDIALGLDPVERLDVYVTKDILFKDAPDRAEEFRRSHGVDGVGKTVRAAWADEYPEYLRANANGHAAPEKCLAAHLLPETDEPIHLEVCNASFDDNVTQRLKGAMARDDYEQILDPRGACLWVEGQRSEEAFEKLREGEFVLPTLSGALEMLGMDADEADTAADAVRAYRERQDGPSVRGDVV from the coding sequence ATGGACCGCGCGGCGGCCGTCGAACGGGTCGAAGACATCGTCGACACCGTCGAGTCCGAGACGATGCCGGTTCCGGTCCGGGAGGTGTGGGTGTTCGGCGACATCGCCCTCGGACTGGACCCCGTCGAGCGACTCGACGTGTACGTCACCAAGGACATCCTGTTCAAAGACGCGCCGGACCGCGCCGAGGAGTTCCGGCGGAGTCACGGCGTCGACGGCGTGGGCAAGACGGTGCGCGCGGCGTGGGCCGACGAGTACCCCGAGTACCTGCGGGCGAACGCAAACGGCCACGCCGCGCCCGAGAAGTGTCTCGCCGCGCACCTCCTGCCGGAGACGGACGAACCGATTCACCTCGAAGTCTGCAACGCGTCCTTCGACGACAACGTCACCCAGCGACTGAAGGGCGCGATGGCCCGCGACGACTACGAGCAGATTCTCGACCCGCGCGGGGCCTGCCTCTGGGTAGAGGGTCAGCGCTCCGAGGAAGCCTTCGAGAAACTCCGCGAGGGCGAGTTCGTCCTGCCGACGCTCTCGGGCGCGCTGGAGATGCTGGGAATGGACGCCGACGAAGCGGACACCGCCGCTGACGCCGTCCGGGCCTACCGCGAACGACAGGACGGGCCGAGCGTCCGCGGCGACGTGGTGTAG
- a CDS encoding deoxyribonuclease IV yields MVKVGAHTSIAGGAYNAVSEQVEYGGNCGQIFSHSPQVWQDPNIEDDEAQQFRDLSEENGVGPWVIHSSYLVNLCTPKDDLREKSLDSMQKEVDAAAKLGVEYVNVHLGAHTGAGVDGGLDNAASVLDDLEVPDDVTVLIESDAGSGTKLGGQFEHLATVRERTDQDIEFCLDTAHMFAAGYDLSTADGVDETFAEFDDVVGLDDLACVHLNDSKHACGTNKDEHAHVGEGEIGEEGMRAFLNHDAVSDVPLVLETPTENGKSFEWNIQRVRELRDE; encoded by the coding sequence ATGGTCAAAGTCGGTGCTCACACGTCTATCGCGGGTGGTGCGTACAACGCCGTCTCCGAGCAGGTCGAGTACGGCGGCAACTGCGGACAGATATTCTCCCACTCGCCGCAGGTGTGGCAAGACCCCAACATCGAGGACGACGAAGCCCAGCAGTTCCGGGACCTGAGCGAGGAGAACGGCGTCGGTCCGTGGGTCATCCACTCGTCGTACCTCGTCAACCTCTGTACGCCGAAAGACGACCTGCGCGAGAAGTCTCTCGATTCGATGCAGAAGGAAGTCGACGCCGCCGCGAAGTTGGGCGTTGAGTACGTCAACGTCCACCTCGGCGCACACACCGGCGCGGGCGTCGACGGCGGCCTCGACAACGCCGCCAGCGTCTTGGACGACCTCGAAGTGCCCGACGACGTGACGGTGCTCATCGAGTCCGACGCCGGGAGCGGAACGAAACTCGGCGGCCAGTTCGAGCATCTGGCGACGGTCCGCGAGCGAACCGACCAAGACATCGAGTTCTGTCTGGACACCGCCCACATGTTCGCGGCGGGGTACGACCTCTCGACGGCCGACGGCGTCGACGAGACGTTCGCGGAGTTCGACGACGTGGTCGGTCTGGACGACCTCGCCTGCGTCCACCTCAACGATTCCAAGCACGCCTGCGGGACGAACAAGGACGAACACGCCCACGTCGGCGAGGGCGAAATCGGCGAGGAGGGCATGCGTGCCTTCCTCAACCACGACGCCGTTTCCGACGTGCCGCTGGTCTTGGAGACGCCGACCGAGAACGGCAAGAGCTTCGAGTGGAACATCCAGCGCGTTCGCGAACTGCGCGACGAGTAG
- a CDS encoding helix-turn-helix domain-containing protein codes for MKYVRLSLSMAPEVRHPMHQFVVERDGYRASYLLRGNDVGEAVQTLLFHVDGFPPDPYREALERTDHVEEYAISTCPDDTFYLYVRDRPSETGTELVEALTTAGLVVVSPIAYRADGTVGLTLVGPGGTVQRAVEAVPDGVGVDVREVGEYDSRRFESGAGLTDRQFAAVAAAVDCGYYETPRSGTTADVADRLDCAPGTAAEHLRKAESHVMARVVDRYDGPA; via the coding sequence GTGAAGTACGTCAGGCTCTCGCTGTCGATGGCGCCCGAGGTGCGCCACCCGATGCACCAGTTCGTCGTGGAGCGAGACGGGTACCGCGCGAGCTATCTCCTTCGTGGGAACGACGTGGGTGAGGCTGTCCAGACGCTCCTCTTTCACGTCGACGGCTTTCCGCCGGACCCATACCGAGAGGCCCTAGAGCGGACCGACCACGTCGAGGAGTACGCCATCTCGACGTGTCCGGACGACACCTTCTACCTCTACGTCCGCGACCGACCTTCCGAGACTGGTACGGAACTGGTCGAGGCGCTCACGACCGCCGGATTGGTCGTCGTCTCCCCCATCGCCTACCGCGCGGACGGGACGGTGGGACTGACGCTCGTGGGGCCGGGCGGGACCGTCCAGCGAGCGGTCGAGGCCGTTCCGGACGGTGTGGGCGTCGACGTTCGCGAGGTCGGCGAGTACGACAGCAGACGGTTCGAGTCGGGGGCGGGGCTGACCGACCGCCAGTTCGCGGCCGTCGCCGCCGCCGTCGACTGCGGCTACTACGAGACCCCGCGGAGCGGGACCACCGCCGATGTCGCGGACCGACTCGACTGCGCACCGGGGACGGCCGCCGAACACCTCCGGAAGGCCGAATCGCACGTGATGGCTCGGGTCGTCGACCGCTACGACGGTCCCGCGTGA